In one Magallana gigas chromosome 7, xbMagGiga1.1, whole genome shotgun sequence genomic region, the following are encoded:
- the LOC105343354 gene encoding tripartite motif-containing protein 3 — MAQRVVDNLQNDYLICSICLGRYTDPRLLPCGHTFCRQCLSDHIQQTVLSANANQFKCPNDRGDVRKPGPNTPVREWANAFPVDTFISSLLQAVQSHEHGGNAPQEPEPASSSFGTSARRGQALTRPRPLRPQRQSRRQQQSTGPPPPPPQHESNELTCLEHLRRPLEYFCLGCNILVCSHCAVQNHRSPRCECVANEEALGRLSSKIDRLKTRFENQMTYIQDLNRNGMPFDNELENSKSQAFSYLSEVENNVSEFTQQCLQEVENLKRTVRETGQDIPRENQNMSSLLGRLQDSRQGYETIFNAPSGPSFLTNLSRYEKQADEYESEIERAVSGNAIPKIEFITNTGFQNFLRNPPPVACMEVKESSSRARRAPVQIRREGTFNVRNNRGGRTTR, encoded by the coding sequence atGGCCCAACGAGTGGTGGACAACCTACAGAATGACTATCTGATATGCAGCATTTGTTTGGGTCGTTACACCGACCCCCGTCTTCTTCCCTGTGGACACACGTTTTGCAGACAGTGCCTTTCTGATCACATTCAGCAAACAGTCCTCAGTGCAAACGCCAATCAATTCAAATGTCCCAACGACCGCGGGGATGTCAGAAAACCCGGACCAAACACGCCCGTACGCGAGTGGGCGAACGCCTTTCCTGTGGACACGTTTATATCGAGTCTTCTCCAGGCCGTTCAAAGTCACGAGCATGGAGGGAATGCGCCACAGGAACCCGAGCCCGCGAGTTCTAGTTTTGGAACTAGTGCCAGAAGAGGACAAGCGCTTACAAGACCAAGACCGCTAAGACCACAAAGACAAAGCAGACGACAGCAACAAAGCACGGGTCCTCCTCCACCTCCTCCTCAGCACGAGAGCAATGAACTGACTTGTTTAGAGCATCTGAGGAGGCCacttgaatatttttgtttgggGTGCAACATTTTAGTTTGCTCTCACTGTGCAGTCCAAAATCATCGAAGTCCTCGATGTGAGTGTGTAGCAAACGAGGAAGCTCTGGGAAGACTTTCGTCCAAAATCGATCGCTTGAAAACTAGATTCGAGAACCAGATGACGTACATCCAAGATCTGAATAGAAACGGCATGCCTTTTGATAATGAATTAGAAAACAGTAAATCGCAAGCCTTTAGTTATTTATCCGAAGTAGAAAACAATGTCAGCGAATTTACCCAACAGTGTCTGCAGgaagttgaaaatttaaaaagaacgGTCCGAGAAACTGGACAGGACATACCCAGAGAAAACCAAAATATGTCTTCCCTGTTAGGCAGACTACAGGATTCGAGACAAGGGTATGAAACCATTTTCAACGCTCCTTCTGGTCCAAGTTTCTTAACCAACCTCAGTAGGTACGAAAAACAGGCAGACGAGTATGAATCCGAGATTGAAAGAGCCGTCAGCGGTAATGCTATTCCCAAGATTGAGTTTATTACCAACACCGGATTTCAAAACTTCCTGCGAAACCCTCCCCCTGTTGCATGTATGGAAGTCAAAGAATCTTC